One part of the Streptomyces lydicus genome encodes these proteins:
- a CDS encoding MFS transporter, translated as MTKIEGARTARTDEPAIVASAGGRGRGGGWPAVGALAAATFTVVTSEMLPVGLLSPIGRELRVSDGTAGLTLTVTGLVAAVAAPLLPLLAGRRDRRVVLAFLMGTLAVANLLAAYASDIAVLLAARVLVGLGMGGVWAIAAGLAVRLVPGRRVAAATSLIFSGVAAASVLGVPAGTFLGELGGWRTAFTAMAAVCGVVAAALAVLVPPLPANGAVRLGGVLGPLRGAAVRTGLVVVALLVTGHFAAYTYVRPALEEMAGAGPGQISTLLLAFGLAGLAGNFAAGAAAARSPRAALLAICAVLGGTVLLMPLLGRGAGVPGAAVLVAVWGLAYGGVSVSTQTWLMAAAPGAREAASALFVTVFNAAIACGALLGGRAADSWGAPGVMRLGGLLAVGALVTVGVGRAPRG; from the coding sequence ATGACGAAGATCGAGGGCGCGAGGACCGCCCGGACGGATGAACCGGCCATCGTGGCAAGCGCAGGGGGACGGGGGCGGGGCGGTGGCTGGCCGGCGGTGGGGGCGCTGGCGGCGGCGACCTTCACCGTCGTGACGTCGGAGATGCTGCCGGTGGGGCTGTTGTCGCCGATCGGCCGGGAGTTGCGGGTCTCGGACGGTACGGCGGGGCTGACGCTGACCGTGACCGGGCTGGTCGCGGCGGTGGCGGCGCCGCTGCTTCCTCTGCTGGCAGGCCGTCGGGACCGCCGGGTGGTGTTGGCCTTCCTCATGGGCACGCTGGCGGTGGCGAATCTCCTGGCGGCGTATGCGTCCGATATCGCGGTGCTGTTGGCGGCCAGGGTCCTGGTGGGACTGGGGATGGGTGGGGTGTGGGCGATTGCTGCGGGCCTCGCGGTGCGGCTGGTGCCCGGGAGGCGGGTGGCGGCGGCCACGTCACTGATCTTCAGCGGCGTCGCGGCGGCGTCGGTGCTGGGCGTGCCGGCCGGCACCTTCCTGGGTGAACTGGGCGGCTGGCGCACGGCGTTCACGGCGATGGCCGCCGTCTGCGGGGTGGTGGCGGCCGCACTGGCCGTCCTGGTGCCGCCGCTGCCGGCCAACGGTGCGGTGCGGCTGGGCGGGGTGCTCGGGCCCCTGCGCGGCGCGGCCGTACGGACCGGACTCGTCGTGGTGGCGCTCCTGGTGACGGGGCATTTCGCGGCGTACACCTATGTGCGCCCGGCGCTGGAGGAGATGGCCGGCGCGGGGCCCGGACAGATCAGCACCCTGCTGCTGGCCTTCGGGCTCGCGGGGCTGGCCGGGAACTTCGCGGCGGGGGCGGCGGCCGCGCGGTCGCCGCGGGCGGCGTTGCTGGCGATCTGCGCCGTGCTCGGCGGGACGGTGCTGCTGATGCCTCTGCTGGGCCGGGGTGCCGGGGTGCCGGGGGCGGCCGTCCTGGTGGCCGTGTGGGGGCTGGCCTACGGGGGCGTCTCGGTCAGTACCCAGACCTGGCTGATGGCGGCGGCGCCGGGCGCCCGGGAAGCGGCTTCCGCCCTGTTCGTGACGGTGTTCAACGCGGCCATCGCGTGCGGCGCGCTGCTCGGCGGCCGGGCCGCGGACAGCTGGGGCGCGCCGGGCGTCATGCGGCTGGGCGGCCTGCTCGCGGTGGGCGCGCTGGTCACGGTGGGGGTGGGGAGGGCGCCGCGGGGGTGA
- a CDS encoding FhaA domain-containing protein — translation MGVLKRFEQRLEGLVNGTFAKVFKSEVQPVEIAGALQRECDNNATIWNRDRTVVPNDFIVELSAPDYERLSPYSGQLGDELSSMVRDYAKQQRYTFMGSIKVHLEKADDLDTGLYRVRSRTLASSSSQDQPGQAAQRASAAPQGGRAGGGHVSAPPMPSSPPSGGAQPVPRTAPPGAGPQPYAQTRRWIEINGTRHQISRPTLVLGRSTDADVRIDDPGVSRRHCEIRVGTPPMIQDLGSTNGIVVDGQHTTRANLRDGSRIVVGSTTIVYRQAEG, via the coding sequence GTGGGAGTACTGAAGCGTTTCGAGCAGCGTCTCGAAGGTCTCGTCAACGGCACCTTCGCCAAGGTGTTCAAGTCCGAGGTGCAGCCCGTTGAGATCGCCGGCGCGCTGCAGCGCGAGTGCGACAACAACGCCACCATCTGGAACCGCGACCGCACGGTCGTCCCCAACGACTTCATCGTCGAACTGAGCGCCCCCGACTACGAGCGGCTGAGCCCGTACAGCGGGCAGCTCGGCGACGAGCTGTCGAGCATGGTCCGCGACTACGCCAAGCAGCAGCGCTACACCTTCATGGGGTCGATCAAGGTCCACCTCGAGAAGGCCGACGACCTCGACACCGGCCTGTACCGCGTCCGCAGCCGCACGCTCGCGTCCAGCAGCTCGCAGGACCAGCCCGGCCAGGCGGCGCAGCGCGCTTCCGCCGCACCGCAGGGCGGCCGGGCCGGTGGCGGCCACGTGAGCGCACCCCCCATGCCGTCCTCCCCGCCTTCCGGCGGCGCACAGCCCGTACCCCGTACGGCACCGCCCGGTGCAGGACCGCAGCCCTACGCGCAGACCAGGCGCTGGATCGAGATCAACGGCACCCGCCACCAGATCTCGCGCCCCACTCTCGTGCTGGGCCGCAGCACCGACGCTGACGTACGGATCGACGACCCGGGTGTCTCCCGGCGTCACTGTGAGATCCGGGTCGGAACGCCCCCCATGATCCAGGATCTGGGCTCCACGAACGGCATCGTGGTAGACGGGCAGCACACCACCCGCGCTAATCTCCGCGACGGCTCGCGGATTGTCGTGGGCAGTACCACCATCGTTTACCGGCAAGCCGAAGGGTGA
- a CDS encoding FHA domain-containing protein FhaB/FipA, with amino-acid sequence MSELTLTVMRLGFLAVLWLFVIVAVQVIRSDLFGTRVTQRGAARRGGQEPRAQRQAAAPPQQQQQRRQEGGRGNNRQRRGAPTKLVVSEGSLTGTTVALQGQTISLGRAHDSTIVLDDDYASSRHARIYPDRDGQWIVEDLGSTNGTYLDRTRLTTPTPIPLGAPIRIGKTVIELRK; translated from the coding sequence ATGTCAGAGCTGACCCTCACGGTCATGCGGTTGGGTTTCCTCGCCGTACTGTGGCTGTTCGTCATCGTGGCCGTTCAGGTCATCCGCAGCGATCTGTTCGGCACGCGCGTCACGCAACGCGGTGCCGCGCGGCGCGGCGGGCAGGAACCGCGTGCGCAGCGCCAGGCTGCGGCGCCGCCGCAGCAGCAGCAGCAGCGCCGCCAGGAAGGCGGCCGCGGCAACAACCGGCAGCGCCGCGGGGCCCCCACGAAGCTGGTGGTCTCCGAAGGCTCGCTGACCGGCACCACCGTCGCCCTCCAAGGCCAGACGATCTCCCTGGGCCGTGCGCACGACTCCACGATCGTGCTGGACGACGACTACGCGTCCAGCCGGCATGCCAGGATCTACCCGGACCGTGACGGCCAGTGGATCGTCGAGGATCTCGGTTCCACCAACGGCACGTACCTGGACCGGACCCGACTGACGACCCCGACACCGATTCCGCTGGGAGCCCCGATCCGCATCGGCAAGACCGTCATCGAGCTGCGGAAGTAG
- a CDS encoding class E sortase — translation MTATETDEGSHRAAPPPTPRRVRRTIASIVSVIGELLITAGLVLGLFVAYSLWWTNVLADNEAHKQGDQVRQRWAHSGPKGPGALDTKDGIGFLHVPAMDNGEVLVKKGTSSEVLNEGVAGYYTKPVKSALPQDKKGNFTLAAHRDGHGAKFHNIDKLKDGDPIVFETKDTWYVYKVFATLPETSKYNVDVLNKIPKESGKHKAGRYITLTTCTPVYTSTYRYIVWGELERTEKVDADRTPPEELR, via the coding sequence GTGACCGCGACCGAAACCGATGAGGGAAGCCACCGCGCCGCGCCGCCTCCCACGCCGCGCCGCGTGCGCAGGACCATCGCCTCCATCGTCAGCGTCATCGGCGAACTGCTGATCACGGCCGGCCTGGTCCTGGGCCTGTTCGTCGCCTACTCGCTGTGGTGGACCAACGTCCTCGCCGACAATGAGGCGCACAAGCAGGGCGACCAGGTGCGCCAGCGCTGGGCGCACAGCGGCCCCAAGGGGCCGGGGGCGCTCGACACCAAGGACGGCATCGGCTTCCTGCACGTGCCGGCGATGGACAACGGCGAGGTGCTGGTCAAGAAGGGCACCAGCAGCGAGGTGCTCAACGAGGGGGTGGCCGGCTACTACACCAAGCCGGTCAAGTCCGCCCTGCCGCAGGACAAGAAGGGCAACTTCACCCTCGCCGCGCACCGCGACGGCCACGGCGCGAAGTTCCACAACATCGACAAGCTCAAGGACGGCGACCCGATCGTCTTCGAGACCAAGGACACCTGGTACGTCTACAAGGTCTTCGCGACGCTCCCCGAGACTTCGAAGTACAACGTCGACGTCCTCAACAAGATCCCCAAGGAGTCCGGCAAGCACAAGGCCGGCCGCTACATCACCCTCACGACCTGCACCCCGGTCTACACCTCGACGTACCGCTACATCGTCTGGGGCGAACTGGAACGCACCGAGAAGGTCGACGCGGACCGCACCCCTCCGGAGGAGCTGCGCTAG
- the pknB gene encoding Stk1 family PASTA domain-containing Ser/Thr kinase produces MEEPRRLGGRYELGSVLGRGGMAEVYLAHDTRLGRTVAVKTLRVDLARDPSFQARFRREAQSAASLNHPSIVAVYDTGEDYVDGVSIPYIVMEYVDGSTLRELLHSGRKLLPERSLEMTTGVLQALEYSHRAGIVHRDIKPANVMLTRTGQVKVMDFGIARAMGDAGMTMTQTAAVIGTAQYLSPEQAKGEQVDARSDLYSTGCLLYELLTVRPPFVGDSPVAVAYQHVREEPQKPSNFDPEITPEMDAIVLKALVKDPDYRYQSADEMRADIEAALDGQPVAAASALGAVGYDQDQPTTMLRAQDGGGPKTSMLPPMNPDDGGYGYDDRGDRRRGGGQKKSHTSTILLVLAAILVLVGAIFIGKAMFSGGKQDNKLAAPNLVGRTLKEAKQAGVNSSFKVALGGRKPCENQKKGQVTEQSPDAGTQIAKNDTITVTLCSGAVKVTVPDVTGYTVDKAKSVLSSKGFTDVKQTTEESDKAAGTVIRQNPDAQTDQPKDTTITLVVAQPTPKQQIPDVKGQDAAAAEKQLKDLGFNVSKTEQETPDPNQVGKVIDESPAGGTEAKNGSTVTLTIGKAAAQTPVPDVRTQKLKDAKKALQQAGFTNIQITGPQDDNARVINQDPQPNTPSDPKSATVTLTTIGGGGGGNDGGGGIFGGPFGG; encoded by the coding sequence ATGGAAGAGCCGCGTCGCCTCGGCGGCCGGTACGAGCTGGGCTCGGTGCTCGGCCGCGGTGGCATGGCCGAGGTGTACCTCGCGCATGACACCCGCCTCGGCCGCACCGTAGCGGTGAAGACGCTGCGGGTGGATCTTGCCCGCGACCCGTCCTTCCAGGCCCGGTTCCGCCGTGAGGCCCAGTCGGCCGCCTCGCTGAACCATCCGTCGATCGTCGCGGTCTACGACACCGGCGAGGACTACGTCGACGGTGTCTCGATCCCGTACATCGTCATGGAGTACGTGGACGGGTCCACGCTGCGTGAGCTGCTGCACTCCGGCCGCAAGCTGCTGCCCGAGCGGTCGCTGGAGATGACCACCGGCGTCCTCCAGGCGCTGGAGTACTCGCACCGCGCCGGCATCGTCCACCGCGACATCAAGCCGGCGAACGTCATGCTGACGCGCACCGGGCAGGTCAAGGTCATGGACTTCGGCATCGCCCGCGCCATGGGTGACGCCGGTATGACCATGACGCAGACCGCCGCGGTCATCGGCACCGCCCAGTACCTCTCGCCCGAGCAGGCCAAGGGCGAGCAGGTCGACGCCCGCTCCGACCTGTACTCCACCGGCTGTCTGCTCTATGAGCTGCTCACCGTCCGGCCGCCGTTCGTCGGTGACTCGCCGGTCGCGGTGGCCTACCAGCACGTCCGCGAGGAGCCGCAGAAGCCCAGCAACTTCGACCCCGAGATCACGCCGGAGATGGACGCGATCGTCCTGAAGGCGCTGGTCAAGGACCCGGACTACCGCTATCAGTCGGCCGACGAGATGCGCGCCGACATCGAGGCGGCGCTGGACGGCCAGCCGGTCGCGGCGGCCTCCGCCCTGGGCGCGGTCGGCTACGACCAGGACCAGCCGACGACGATGCTGCGCGCGCAGGACGGCGGCGGCCCGAAGACCTCGATGCTCCCGCCGATGAACCCGGACGACGGGGGCTACGGCTACGACGACCGCGGTGACCGGCGACGGGGCGGCGGCCAGAAGAAGAGCCACACCTCGACGATCCTGCTGGTGCTCGCGGCGATCCTGGTCCTGGTCGGTGCGATCTTCATCGGCAAGGCGATGTTCAGCGGCGGCAAGCAGGACAACAAGCTCGCCGCGCCCAACCTCGTCGGCAGGACGCTGAAGGAGGCCAAGCAGGCGGGGGTGAACAGCTCCTTCAAGGTCGCCCTGGGTGGCCGTAAGCCCTGCGAGAACCAGAAGAAGGGCCAGGTCACCGAGCAGTCCCCGGACGCCGGCACGCAGATCGCGAAGAACGACACGATCACGGTGACGCTGTGCTCCGGGGCCGTGAAGGTGACCGTGCCCGACGTCACGGGCTACACCGTCGACAAGGCCAAGTCGGTCCTGTCCTCCAAGGGCTTCACGGACGTCAAGCAGACCACGGAGGAGTCCGACAAGGCGGCCGGCACGGTCATCCGTCAGAACCCCGACGCGCAGACCGACCAGCCGAAGGACACGACGATCACGCTGGTCGTGGCCCAGCCGACGCCCAAGCAGCAGATCCCGGACGTCAAGGGCCAGGACGCCGCGGCGGCCGAGAAGCAGCTGAAGGATCTCGGCTTCAACGTCAGCAAGACCGAGCAGGAGACGCCCGACCCGAACCAGGTCGGCAAGGTGATCGACGAGAGTCCGGCGGGCGGCACGGAGGCCAAGAACGGCTCCACGGTCACCCTCACGATCGGCAAGGCGGCCGCGCAGACGCCCGTGCCGGACGTGCGGACCCAGAAGCTGAAGGATGCGAAGAAGGCGCTCCAGCAGGCCGGCTTCACCAACATCCAGATCACCGGCCCGCAGGACGACAACGCCCGGGTGATCAACCAGGACCCGCAGCCGAACACGCCGTCCGACCCCAAGTCGGCCACCGTGACGCTGACCACCATCGGTGGCGGTGGCGGCGGCAATGACGGTGGCGGCGGCATCTTCGGCGGACCGTTCGGAGGCTAG
- a CDS encoding peptidoglycan D,D-transpeptidase FtsI family protein, with the protein MNKPLRRVAIFCGLLVLALLVRVNWVQFVEGDQLKNDTNNRRVAIERYSTPRGNIIVDGKAITGSTTTDSGDFKYKRTYKNGKMWAPVTGYASQAFDANQLEKLNDGILTGTDDRLFFSRTVDMFTGSKQKGGNVVTTLDAKAQKAAFEGLGNQKGAVAAINPETGAILALASTPSYDPSTFAGMSNKDAEAYNGLLKKNNPDEPMLNRALRQTYPPGSTFKVVTASAALENGLYTDVDAKTDSPVPYTLPDTAGLPLKNEGSIQCENVSLREALRLSCNTVFGKVSADLGNKKMKAEAEKFGFNNSKIDTPVRAAESIFPTDNRPQNAMAGIGQASNRATPLQMAMVASAVANGGKLMRPYMVDQLVAPNLNVVQQHTPQEMSRPLSPENAQKIQSIMETVVKSGTGTNAQIPNVTVGGKTGTAQHGENNKDNPYAWFISYAKTDKGTPVAVAVVIEGSDTLRDDIAGGKLAAPIAKRVMEAVLEGEK; encoded by the coding sequence GTGAACAAGCCTCTGCGCCGGGTCGCGATCTTCTGCGGCCTGCTCGTCCTCGCCCTGCTCGTCCGCGTCAACTGGGTGCAGTTCGTCGAGGGCGACCAGCTCAAGAACGACACGAACAACCGCCGGGTGGCCATCGAGCGCTACAGCACGCCGCGCGGCAACATCATCGTCGACGGCAAGGCGATCACCGGCTCGACGACCACCGACAGCGGCGACTTCAAGTACAAGCGGACGTACAAGAACGGCAAGATGTGGGCGCCGGTCACCGGCTACGCCTCGCAGGCGTTCGACGCCAACCAGCTGGAGAAGCTCAACGACGGCATCCTCACCGGCACCGATGACCGGCTCTTCTTCAGCCGCACGGTCGACATGTTCACCGGCAGCAAGCAGAAGGGCGGCAACGTCGTCACGACGCTGGACGCCAAGGCGCAGAAGGCGGCCTTCGAGGGCCTGGGCAACCAGAAGGGCGCGGTCGCCGCGATCAACCCGGAGACCGGGGCGATCCTGGCGCTGGCCAGCACCCCGTCGTACGACCCGTCCACGTTCGCCGGCATGAGCAACAAGGACGCCGAGGCGTACAACGGTCTGCTGAAGAAGAACAACCCCGACGAGCCGATGCTCAACCGGGCGCTGCGGCAGACCTACCCGCCGGGCTCCACCTTCAAGGTCGTCACGGCCTCGGCGGCGCTGGAGAACGGCCTGTACACCGACGTCGACGCCAAGACCGACTCGCCGGTCCCGTACACGCTGCCCGACACCGCCGGCCTTCCGCTGAAGAACGAGGGCTCCATCCAGTGTGAGAACGTCAGCCTGCGCGAGGCGCTGCGCCTGTCGTGCAACACGGTCTTCGGCAAGGTCAGCGCTGACCTCGGCAACAAGAAGATGAAGGCCGAGGCGGAGAAGTTCGGCTTCAACAACTCCAAGATCGACACCCCGGTGCGGGCCGCGGAGAGCATCTTCCCCACCGACAACCGGCCGCAGAATGCCATGGCCGGTATCGGGCAGGCGTCCAACCGGGCCACGCCGCTGCAGATGGCCATGGTCGCTTCGGCGGTCGCCAACGGCGGCAAGCTGATGAGGCCGTACATGGTCGACCAGCTGGTCGCGCCGAACCTCAACGTGGTGCAGCAGCACACGCCGCAGGAGATGAGCCGGCCGCTCAGCCCGGAGAACGCGCAGAAGATCCAGAGCATCATGGAGACCGTCGTCAAGAGCGGCACGGGAACCAATGCACAGATCCCGAACGTCACAGTCGGGGGTAAGACGGGTACCGCCCAGCACGGCGAGAACAACAAGGACAACCCGTACGCCTGGTTCATCTCCTACGCGAAGACCGACAAGGGCACCCCCGTAGCGGTCGCTGTCGTCATTGAGGGATCCGACACCCTTCGCGATGACATCGCCGGTGGCAAGCTCGCCGCTCCCATCGCGAAGCGCGTCATGGAGGCGGTACTCGAAGGCGAGAAGTGA
- a CDS encoding PP2C family protein-serine/threonine phosphatase: MSLSLRFAAGSHKGMIREGNEDSGYAGPRLLAIADGMGGQAAGEVASSEVISTLVQLDDDVPGSDILTSLGTAVQRANDQLRVMVEEDPQLEGMGTTLTALLWTGQRLGLVHVGDSRAYLLRDGVLTQITQDHTWVQRLVDEGRITEEEATTHPQRSLLMRALGSGDHVEPDLSIREVRAGDRYLICSDGLSGVVSHQTLEETLAGYHGPHETVQELIQLALRGGGPDNITCIVADVLDVDGNESMAGQLNDTPVIVGAVAENQHQLSDPSTLQTPAARAAELGRPGGPPAGPGGAFGPPGSGDPEVGGPPQGSFGAFMDEDFVKPRRRGRWIKRSLFLVLALGVIGGGLYGGYRWTQTQYFVGAKDDHIALYRGISQDLAWIRLNDVDEDHPEIELKYLPLYQRNQVKETIAVDSRTQAGEKVTELSKQANACRSKEQREAAEREAARNKGKGQAGTPGKPGSTAKPGTQTGKPGSTDKAGTTGGTGTAGALSATVTPSPTATPSQAPSEEQQKLEKNCSTQQ; the protein is encoded by the coding sequence ATGAGTCTGTCCCTGCGCTTTGCCGCCGGATCGCACAAGGGCATGATCCGCGAGGGCAACGAGGACTCCGGCTACGCCGGCCCGCGGCTGCTCGCCATCGCCGACGGCATGGGCGGCCAGGCCGCCGGTGAGGTCGCCTCCTCCGAGGTGATCTCCACCCTCGTCCAGCTCGACGACGACGTCCCCGGTTCGGACATCCTCACCTCGCTCGGCACCGCCGTGCAGCGCGCCAACGATCAGCTGCGGGTGATGGTCGAGGAGGACCCGCAGCTGGAGGGCATGGGCACGACCCTGACCGCGCTGCTGTGGACCGGGCAGCGGCTCGGCCTCGTGCACGTCGGTGACTCGCGCGCCTACCTGCTGCGCGACGGCGTGCTGACGCAGATCACCCAGGACCACACCTGGGTGCAGCGGCTGGTCGACGAGGGCCGGATCACCGAGGAAGAAGCCACCACGCACCCGCAGCGGTCGCTGCTGATGCGGGCGCTGGGCAGCGGCGATCACGTCGAGCCCGACCTGTCGATCCGCGAGGTGCGGGCCGGCGACCGGTACCTGATCTGCTCGGACGGGCTGTCCGGCGTCGTCAGCCACCAGACGCTGGAGGAGACCCTCGCCGGCTACCACGGGCCGCACGAGACCGTGCAGGAGCTGATCCAGCTCGCGCTGCGCGGCGGCGGCCCCGACAACATCACCTGCATCGTCGCCGACGTCCTGGACGTGGACGGCAACGAGTCGATGGCCGGGCAGCTCAACGACACCCCGGTGATCGTCGGTGCCGTCGCGGAGAACCAGCACCAGCTGAGCGACCCCAGCACGCTGCAGACGCCGGCCGCGCGGGCGGCCGAACTCGGCCGCCCCGGCGGGCCGCCCGCCGGCCCCGGTGGCGCCTTCGGCCCGCCCGGAAGCGGCGACCCGGAGGTCGGCGGTCCGCCGCAGGGCTCCTTCGGCGCCTTCATGGACGAGGACTTCGTCAAGCCGCGGCGGCGCGGTAGGTGGATCAAGCGCTCGCTGTTCCTCGTGCTGGCGCTCGGTGTGATCGGCGGTGGGCTCTACGGGGGCTACCGCTGGACGCAGACCCAGTACTTCGTCGGCGCCAAGGACGACCACATCGCGCTGTACCGCGGCATCAGCCAGGACCTCGCGTGGATCCGGCTGAACGACGTGGACGAGGACCACCCCGAGATCGAACTCAAGTACCTCCCGCTGTACCAGCGCAACCAGGTCAAGGAGACCATCGCGGTCGACAGCCGTACGCAGGCGGGCGAGAAGGTCACCGAGCTGAGCAAGCAGGCCAACGCCTGCCGCAGCAAGGAGCAGCGGGAGGCCGCCGAGCGCGAGGCGGCGCGCAACAAGGGCAAGGGCCAGGCGGGCACGCCGGGCAAGCCCGGTTCGACCGCCAAGCCCGGCACGCAGACCGGCAAGCCCGGTTCCACCGACAAGGCGGGCACCACCGGAGGCACCGGCACGGCCGGGGCCCTCTCGGCGACCGTCACGCCGTCTCCCACAGCCACTCCCAGCCAGGCCCCCTCCGAGGAGCAGCAGAAGCTGGAAAAGAATTGCAGCACCCAGCAGTGA
- a CDS encoding LysR family transcriptional regulator encodes MSGPHPATTRATPTPGLELRELECFLVLSEELHFGRTGERLYVSQSRVSQLLRSLESRIGARLVDRTSRRVRLTPLGEEFRTSLRPAYDALRATVERARSAARGIEGRLTIGFQGTADDRIMQAIDAFQARHPGCATEIVEIPLCDPFGALRRGTVDVAVTLLPVAEPDLTLGPVFSAQQQTLALSVRHPLASRTALTAEELTAVALISPDGPAPAYWRAAHAPAATPQGRVIPAGPRVSTLQEGLTLTAAGRGGMLLCRPTADYHGRRDLVFVPVTGLPDSVLGLVHHTARETARVRAFRTAVTESAADEAEVTAATGRATPTNAAADVS; translated from the coding sequence ATGAGCGGCCCGCACCCCGCCACCACCCGCGCCACCCCCACCCCCGGCCTCGAACTCCGCGAGCTGGAGTGCTTCCTCGTGCTCTCCGAGGAACTGCACTTCGGCCGCACCGGCGAGCGGCTGTACGTCTCGCAGAGCCGGGTCAGCCAGCTCCTGCGCTCCCTGGAGTCCCGCATCGGCGCCCGCCTCGTGGACCGCACCAGCCGCCGGGTCCGCCTCACCCCGCTCGGCGAGGAGTTCCGTACGTCCCTGCGCCCCGCCTACGACGCACTGCGCGCCACCGTGGAGCGCGCCCGCAGCGCCGCCCGCGGCATCGAGGGCAGGCTGACGATCGGCTTCCAGGGCACCGCCGACGACCGGATCATGCAGGCCATCGACGCCTTCCAGGCCCGCCACCCGGGCTGCGCCACCGAGATCGTCGAGATCCCGCTCTGCGATCCCTTCGGCGCGCTGCGCCGCGGCACGGTCGACGTCGCGGTCACGCTGCTGCCCGTGGCCGAGCCCGATCTCACCCTCGGCCCGGTCTTCTCCGCCCAGCAGCAGACCCTCGCGCTCTCCGTACGCCACCCGCTGGCGTCCCGTACCGCGCTGACCGCCGAGGAACTCACCGCCGTCGCGCTGATCTCCCCCGACGGCCCGGCCCCCGCCTACTGGCGCGCGGCCCACGCCCCGGCCGCCACCCCACAGGGCCGCGTGATCCCCGCCGGCCCCCGGGTCAGCACCCTGCAGGAGGGCCTCACCCTGACCGCGGCCGGCCGCGGCGGAATGCTGCTGTGCCGCCCCACCGCCGACTACCACGGCCGCCGCGACCTCGTCTTCGTCCCCGTCACCGGCCTGCCGGACTCGGTCCTGGGTCTGGTGCACCACACCGCGCGCGAGACGGCACGGGTCCGCGCCTTCCGTACGGCGGTGACGGAGAGCGCCGCGGACGAGGCGGAGGTCACAGCGGCAACGGGTCGCGCGACGCCGACGAACGCCGCCGCCGATGTGAGCTAG
- a CDS encoding FtsW/RodA/SpoVE family cell cycle protein gives MSSTTNTTTIGTIGAPSRRNTELALLVFAVIIPVFAYINVGLAKEETVPAGVLGYTLGLGLLAGVAHLVVRKWAPYADPLMLPIATLLNGLGLVFIWRLDQEPQISTPQLGGAMAPGQLMWSTLGVALFLGVLIFLKDHRVLQRYTYISMVVALVLLISPIFFPARFGARIWITIPGVGSLQPGEFAKIIIAIFFAGYLMVKRDALALASRRFMGLYLPRGRDLGPILVIWALSLMILVFETDLGTSLLFFGLFVIMLYVATERTSWIVFGLLLSAGGAVAVATFESHVQVRVHNWLNPLELLNGGVTETAQAMYSFGSGGILGSGLGQGYSRLIGGIAPKSDYILATVGEEIGLAGLMAILMLYGLLIERGIRTALAARDPFGKLLAVGLSGAFALQVFVVAGGVTGLIPLTGMTMPFLAQGGSSVIANWALVAILLRISDTARRPAPTPAPSTDAEMTQVVRP, from the coding sequence ATGAGCAGTACCACCAACACCACCACCATCGGCACCATCGGAGCCCCGAGCCGCCGCAACACCGAGCTCGCGCTGCTCGTCTTCGCGGTGATCATTCCGGTGTTCGCGTACATCAACGTGGGCCTGGCCAAGGAGGAGACCGTCCCCGCCGGTGTGCTCGGCTACACCCTGGGGCTCGGCCTGCTGGCCGGCGTGGCGCACCTCGTCGTACGCAAGTGGGCGCCGTACGCGGATCCGCTGATGCTGCCGATCGCCACCCTGCTCAACGGCCTGGGTCTGGTCTTCATCTGGCGGCTGGACCAGGAGCCGCAGATCAGCACGCCGCAGCTGGGCGGTGCGATGGCGCCGGGGCAGCTGATGTGGTCGACGCTGGGCGTCGCGCTCTTCCTCGGCGTACTGATCTTCCTCAAGGACCACCGTGTCCTGCAGCGCTACACCTACATCTCGATGGTGGTGGCGCTGGTCCTGCTGATCTCGCCGATCTTCTTCCCGGCCCGCTTCGGCGCGCGCATCTGGATCACCATCCCCGGTGTCGGTTCGCTCCAGCCCGGTGAGTTCGCGAAGATCATCATCGCGATCTTCTTCGCCGGGTACCTGATGGTGAAGCGGGACGCGCTGGCGCTGGCCAGCCGCCGCTTCATGGGCCTGTACCTCCCGCGCGGCCGTGACCTCGGACCGATCCTGGTCATCTGGGCGCTGAGCCTGATGATCCTGGTCTTCGAGACCGACCTCGGTACCTCGCTGCTGTTCTTCGGCCTCTTCGTGATCATGCTGTACGTGGCCACCGAGCGCACCAGCTGGATCGTCTTCGGTCTGCTGCTGAGCGCCGGCGGTGCGGTCGCCGTGGCCACCTTCGAGTCCCATGTGCAGGTCCGTGTCCACAACTGGCTGAACCCGCTGGAGCTGCTGAACGGCGGTGTCACCGAGACCGCCCAGGCCATGTACTCCTTCGGTTCCGGCGGCATCCTCGGCTCGGGTCTGGGCCAGGGCTACTCCCGGCTGATCGGCGGTATCGCGCCCAAGAGCGACTACATCCTCGCCACCGTCGGCGAGGAGATCGGGCTGGCCGGCCTGATGGCCATCCTGATGCTGTACGGCCTGCTCATCGAGCGCGGTATCCGTACGGCGCTGGCCGCCCGCGACCCGTTCGGCAAGCTGCTGGCCGTCGGCCTGTCCGGCGCCTTCGCGCTGCAGGTCTTCGTCGTCGCCGGCGGTGTGACGGGCCTGATCCCGCTGACCGGTATGACGATGCCGTTCCTCGCCCAGGGTGGCTCCTCCGTGATCGCCAACTGGGCGCTGGTCGCGATCCTGCTTCGCATCAGCGACACCGCGCGCCGCCCGGCGCCGACCCCCGCCCCGTCCACCGACGCCGAGATGACCCAGGTGGTCCGCCCGTGA